Genomic window (Argopecten irradians isolate NY chromosome 13, Ai_NY, whole genome shotgun sequence):
GTGATTCTTATTCTAATCATTTCTGAACAATAAGCTTTTTTCActtgaaacacatttttattaGCTTTTTTTCAAAGAATACATTGACAAATGTAAAAGAATCAACTCTTTCACTCTCACTTTCTCACTAATAGTATTCAGTATATTTTGAATGTCTTGGTATCAATCACCAGTAGACATTAAAAGTTTCgattttttaaaagtattttgcattttttgtaatgaaattactGGATTACATATGTagtgtatctacaatgtatttttataaaaattctcTATGCAAATAGTAGTATTTATAGGGTTCTCCTCCTTGTGCGATGGCaaagtaaatgtttttaatCTTGTGTGGGGTTTATTAACAGTGAGCGGTTATGATAGATTTTAATACAAGATTAGATACAAGATATATTGTGAAATAGAAGAATACCTCCTTAGCTTGATAAAGTATGTCTAATGTATGTCAGAGATAACTATCGATACAAGTTACAGGTAagacaaacatttttaaatatgacaGTTTAACCGTAATACTAAGTTCCAGCGACACGTAAAAACCTTTAAAATTCAACGTTGCAATGGCGTTCTTCCAGTACGAAATTGAGgaagatagatagatatagttGATTAATCAGCAAAATATAACAGTTATCTGGTTATGACCtcagaaaaataagaacacCAATTAGTggagataaattatttttatttctaaacagATCAAGAAAACAATGTAACTGCACTGCAACTAAAGTAGACGCATGGTAATTGGTATTAATTAGAAACATTGATTAATTATTAGTAAATCATGAACATGAGTCTTGTAGACAATTCAACTGATTGTTTTATGAAAAGGAATACATTGCAAAATACTGTGTAATTCACTTTCAGAAAATATTACCATATAGGTAAAACACTTCGTTTCCAGACAAAaaatgaacatgtatatattttaattagcAATATGTCCAACCTTTTATTTGTTCGTGAATGAGTGTTTTGATATAACAAAATACTGCTTTGATtgtacaaaaaacaacaattaaacACAAAAAGAAAATTAGTAATATAATCCGAAAAATAatcatcaatttttattttaacaacattGTAATAAAACGTATCCTTATTGCCATTTCTATTCAAATAATATGATGATAGTATCAAATCAAGGGCGGCATGCAAGGATAAGTTTGGCGCcaaattgatttatattctCTCTTTTTAGATCATAATTACATAATTCTATTTTGTTATTCCGTATAAactttcatattacagagttatgtgACTTTTCAGGAAGGTGGCTATTCTGGCGTCACGAGTTCAAAGAAAATTAACGACGCTCAAACTTAAAAATGACTTCATCATATGGTACAGTGTACCTACCTGTatggggcagataactctgtaatgtacAAAACGGGAATAACTGAGATAGGTGCCCTCCTTTTAATTAGATTCGTTGCCCTCCTTTTAATTAAATTCAGTGCCCTCCTTTTAATTAAATTCACTGCCCTCCTTACATTCTGCATAAAACAATATGCTTTGCCAAATTATTAACATGATATTCATGATACTCAACAATCAACGAacattaatatatcattaacaTTCAGATACCATCATAATTTCAATACAATCGTACTTAAAACTATTGCACTTTCAAAAATCAATCTTACTTGACCCtgttaaatatagaaatatttgtttgtgtatttaTTACATACTGTAACAGTTCTTTCTAGCAACAAAAACAGAATGcttgtggaaaaaaaaaaacaggtaaaaAGTACATCTTCACATGAATTGTTTTCGTTACCATATTTGTCgttgtaaataaaaacaacaataaataaataaaaaataagaggTAATAAGAATTAGTGTCCACCAAACTACTCAGTTACCGCACTTGACTTAGCACATGAGTGTGCGAGCAAAGGGGCGTGGTTACATACTGGCATGCAATCAGTCAATTTGTCACCCGTTTCAATATACACAAAGCTTGACATTCTAAAATATGAAGATCGACTCCAAATGGGTACATTCAACTTTAAACATTCAAAAATTTGTATTTCACTGCTATATCACAATTAACTAATGATAGCTATTTCATAATGTCTTTCGTTCATCAATACACTTTTAAAAAATCTCTCGTTCACAGACAACACCACTCCACAAGTGAAGGGCAACTCCAAGCATGAAGCGTAATCAAAGCAAGAAGTGTAATTCCAAACATTCAAATACACATCGATATATATCCGTCACAGTTTTTCAAAACCcaatgtaatattaaatatatcacCTTTCTTTCTTCTCAAACGTTTATGACTTTAACTCATAATATGAAATGCCATTTACTCCAAACATGAAAAACACATGCTCGATCGTGAGCTGCAAACATCAAAATGAAGAGATTATCAACTCAAAACATGCAAATGTTTCTATTTTACCGTTACCTCATAACccaaatatcatttttgaattttttctttatatttactTCTGAAAATTACACTTCTAACATGTGAAACATGATTTCATTCGACAAATGAAGAACAACTCCATGCATGACGAATTATGTGGAacttcaatattttcattttaagtcATAAccaaaatgaaagttttgaatGCTTCCCtttctttatatctttattataactTTTTAAGATATAGCTTCTAATGTGATGTACTACTACCAACACGAAGCCCAGCTCCAAATATGAAGTACAACCCTAGTCCAACCATCGATATGGCTAAATATATACTAATACATGAATTTAATTCAAAGCTACCTCAAAACCAAataactataaaaaaaacaataaatatcaacTTGGTTTTTGTCTTCTCTCATTCTCACATGATCGGTACACGATCTTCGTTATCCAGGCAACTTAAACACCTCCTTTCATGATCACCATCTTCAACAAATCAACACCAATATGATCTTGCACAATGTAATTAATACACTATTACACACTCAAAACAAGCTGTATCTTTCTTTTATATTAAATGGTTAAAAAAGCCGCCATTATTACATAAAAGTATCATTACAATATACTAGTTGACATAATTTCAATACAATACttgaataataataacatttccTTTTGTGGAAGTTAAGTAgtcattcaacatttatttacaaGGTATTGCGATTATGTTTATGAAGGCAGTATACCATATATTACCCAGCTGTACGATAAAGAGCTCACATGGCATTCGATAGGCAATTGAATACTAGAATAAAACGATATAAACTTCCTTAGTATCACTGACTTCATAAAAAGCAAAGgcaaattattttctttctatttttcAGAATAGTTGTTTACAAGAAATGTATTATATGGTACCTTCACATATGTTCAGATTTTCGTCTAATCACTAAGTAGgtcttttatttttgatttgtCAAATGTAAGCGATTTCAGTAAAAAAAGTAATTTCTTTAAAACTCTTATCAATAGTGTCTTCCATATTTACCAAAACGTAGCTAAACAAGGAAAGCATCCGCAAAAGAAGCTTTGATGTAAACTGTCATCATAAACATATGTTTCATTTTCTAATTAGTATATGGTGTTAAGTTCATCACAAATTATCGCTTACCAAAGTTACATGATCctgttattctgtatttgcatattacagagttatctttccttgcctgtaggtattgattgtgacgtcatgtgtttgcgagcgtaacgtcatacttttcggagaaaacgacatgaattgtgcctacaaaataatgacgtcacaatggatacctacccccaggggagctaactctgtaatatgcaaagacggaatataacCGTTTAGCTGGTAACTGATTCTAAGGAGGAATCGCCAAATCCTTCCAAGGTATTCGGTACAACTACGGATACTATCAAAATCACGGGCTCTACCTGTAACATATGAAAACGTATACTGTAAATAAGGATATTTATTTTTCGTTTTATCAGGCATATCGAGTTTTTTTCACGACAGGTCTTTAATCATGAGTAAACGTGAAATACGCATAATTTGATTGAATGCATAAATCCGTTGGTTTACTGTATTTGAACATATAATTGGAATTTATAATTTATCTACCAATATAccttggtttttttctttttgatttaCATCACTTGTAAAATAAGTGTATGTAattacaatttttcatacatcACTCCCACAATTACCCTGACGGAGACAAATATTTAGTACGGCGTGTTTACTGAGAACGTACTTATTCTAGGGGTATATTTTAGCGCTTTTCACACTGTCTTCGAAGACCAATATAAAATATCGCTTGGTTTCAGAAAATTGGAACAAAACGGAAAATTGACCCTCCTGTTTAACACCAATAGCACACAAGGGACTCCGAACTGACTTAATCATATGTCAAATCATGATGTCCTTACCCCGGGTATCCGTAAACtaaaaataatgcttatttGCCATGGTCCCCACGGGACCTAAATTGACCCTTTTggatgaaattatattttttcatgtaaacATCACATACATAGTCGTGACTGTCATTTGTTAACTGATCGAGAACACTATCTAATCACTTAAATGGGTCATATATTACAACTTACTGAAATGATTACCAAAATGAACTCAGTCGAAATTACTATTCAACAAAACTTTTAGGAAAATTGTATTTCCATATGTTGGTATTGAACCATCGAATTACGCTAATTTATATCAGCGCTAATAAATGATAATACAGTTTTTCGCATTTGCGCTAAAATATGTTCGTTGAGAGTATGTGTTGTCTCCAATCATATTTAACAactatatttgaaatatgtcTAGAAGGTCTGTATTTCAGAAGTTTCCCTTTATATAGAAGTGtatataagtataaatatttacaaaattaacgTACGAAACAGATGTACAAAGAAGGAGTACTAAGTATTTTATTAGGTAGTTTGTGAAATAATGAGTGCTTACTGTGTGATCGTTGTCAAGGGAACTGGCGTCAAGATTCGTAATCGATGAAATGTTTGACATCGCCGGGAAAATAGATGGATTGGATGAAACAGAACCTTCAGACAAGACGGAGTTGCTTACTGAAAAACGTAAATTAATTTGAGCATTCGTACAACAGAACATCGACATGGTgtgaaactgaaaaaaataatttcttcgTTTGAATAATActtgttatgaaaatattactttgataatatcaattataatttttgTCAGCAACGACTTAAATAATGTGCAAGGCACAACTTTTTAAATTAATTCTTATACGCAACAAGGTCCGTGGAATTACTGCTAGACTAGTTTACGTTTTGTTTATTTCGATTATTTTGTTATGATCTTAACATCAAATACAACAGCAATTAGTAGATTTTGTACAGATAATACTACCGAAACACAATCTccatattacatataaataaataaatattgagcaataattaaagatgctctaccgctgacaaatgatatttttcactatcaaaaacaggagcagacgatttagtatttttctttagttacaaaagttacttactttacaccattaccaccattgaaaagtttgagcttctaattttacttcaagttaaaaatatgaaaaataattaattgcatcccgaaaaaaatctgtgtcactatatcctatatggaatgaagtacagattgcgcatgcaccaaagacaaaatacgttattttatattattttctatattgatTAGACATATttacacatgattaaacaccaattattgttcaaatgatgaatatcatttatgctctgtcggcggtggagcatctttaatagaaaCAGAAGCAATCCAAATTTCAACTTTTTTTATCATAGTGATTAGTTTTATGTGCCATCACTGGCCAAAAATGATTACatgttacaaaatgtaattttattctGTAATCTATTAAAAGATTTGATGTATTAAGCTATGAATATCATTCAAATCGATAGACAACATGTTTGATGCGTTATAAACATTAGCACAGAATTTATGTAAGTACTGTAAAAGTTCTTGTTTTTATGTCTTGTTTCAACTCTTAAAGATTATGATGTCACGAAACTCCAATCGctcccagggtgcattgcgATATCCACAATTTTtatgtggggaccgcaatgaactGTGGGAGAAATTGACGAAACTAGTTGATGGAGTGAAATACTGTATCCGGAAATAcacaccatgtatatatacaagtttATATATCTTACCTTTTAATTTATTCGCTATTTGCTTCTCGTTAGTGACCGGATCTGCTTCTTCATCTTGAATAAATGggaacaaaaataaaaagatgataTAAAATTGACTTGATCAGAATAATAAGTAGTGAATTTAACAAGGCACCCAATACTTCTAATCTCAGCGAGCACAATGGGAAGTGAATGTAGTTCTGGAGTTACATTCATAGCATTTTTAGATACCCCCCtccaaaacacacacagctGCCGTGGATGATTTCACAATCACTTACTGTAAGTACGTTTTTACGCTACGCAAACTTTAGCATTTCAACGATGTCATATTTATACGAACATCTATCCATATGTGCATTCGAAGCTGTAATCGAGATCGACCTTTTGCGGATCTTAGTCTAAAATCAGGCACATCGATTTCTTATCAATTTTAATCCCATTGCGCAATAATGCGGATATTAACTATGAAATGCATGGTGAATCAACTAATTATCACGTGCAATTCAGTTTCGAAAATTTCGCGGACAATGAGAAATTGCGGAATGAAATCGTCGTGAAAAACCgttatgaaaaaaagaaaaaaaaacaaacgcGACATTATGTCACTGCTAAATTAAGGTGGTTTGCATTAAGCGATTAACAGCATGGACAAAGTTGTAATACGGTTAACATTAATACAGACCTTTCGGAGGAGGAAATCTTTTTCTGATCCTCCACATGGACAACATGTTAAATAACACTGCTAATGTCACGATACTGGAAAGAAGAGATATATAGTTTTAATGTTACTAGAGTACCTAGTGTATTAGAATGTAATCAattaatgttttgaaatttgtgtttaaatataaattattcaaaatagcTATTTCATTGAACTCTGAAATGATTGAAATATGTATTGTTACTttagtaaaataaaatcaattatgcATCCAAATCGtaaacaaaattcaattatAAGGGTCTAAAAGCTGATCAACAGCGTAAACAAGATTTTACATTGGGGGTCTAGAAGCTGAACTACAGCGAAAACAATATTTCACACTAGGGGTCTAGATTGCCGAGAAACACATGACAAAATATAGGAAATGATCATATTTTCTAACAAGTCATACATACAGATATACTGAAACGTCAGAAGTCGTTCGGAAAAGAAGATGCTTTTTACTCGTTTAAACTAATTATTAGaaacatattgtattacattataattacaatgtaataaGAATTTCTTAAACAATGTAAAGTTGttttaattatacaatgtacacgtaTAGCATGTGTACAGTGATTGTATTACGATCTAACGACAATGCCAATGCAGGTTGCATGATACATTGTATCAATGACCATATCGAAGGAAAACGCCAAAGCATATTATATACAAGCTATAACATAAAGCGTTCAACACAAATAGAAAACAAGCAGAGATACTActacaaatatacatttatcctgcaactgtcccacatactgaccgataactactgccagataaacttgtgctttatccgtcaatacgatatgctttatccgtcaatacgatcacgtgaatttgttccatatctgacggaactttttctaacttgacccagaacttgaaccttccggtgaatgaaacgtcagtcagtcccgctaaaacgtgacgtcacattcaccgaaatgacgtcatttttacgatatcgaaaatctcgtatggcggtgtcgtctttttcttggcttatgacaaaggtatgtattgttaagtaattctttaatgggtatttattgttatttgagtattttcatttcctttcagtgatatatcacactgaatagaattacggttacTGATTGTGAATGCGCTtctttatttcccacggcagtaaaaaggagtacactctcattcgcttaagtgaatgaatctttacctccgcatcaaagaagcgtctcgcttcgagcgaaacaaagtaaggaactgtcaatttgctttcgttttgaatgccataatggttgcaggataaacagaatacacggttagtatcttacaatacaagttttattttggtgctcgacacggaaagccgagatgactcggcaaagcctcgtcatctcggctttcctaagtctcgcaccaaaataaaccttgtattgtaagatactaaccatgtattctctatgtatcTTGTTCTATGGCAGCGGAACGAGGTCAGTAAAATGTACATTATCATTGTAGACATCAAAtgtaatatcaaaataaaatcttaatgcaggttttaaatacatgtagttcataAAATGATTTCTAAAGAATTTGCAATAAACTTCTAAATGAAAAGAATTTGAACACAATAATTGGATACTTCACCCGGCATTTTCACATAAAAACTTTTTATCGTTTAACATCATATAGCTGTTTTAATATCTGTTTATACACacaatacattaatatgaatataataCACTGTAAAGTATTACATAAGCATTGGCGTGTTTAGGCATATGTACGGCATAACGATATTGCGACACTCTAATGAATATTTACCATCATATCTGTAATTTATGCAGCTGGGAAACAGCTTTTATAGAAATAGAACATACCGTTTTTTTTCTATCCATTGCTCTGTTACacattgtaaaaatgatttaaacaaTTTCATTGCCAgctttacattatatattaactTATAGAGTGTGTGATGTATAGTGTTGCACGAATTAATTTCTCTCGACGTGATATCTGAGGCATAAAGCACTATCATAGGAATATGACGTTGGCATGTTGTTAATTCTGTATACATTTATTAACCACCGTGtttgttaatatttgttttgtaaaaactCAATAAATACAATGATGAGAGATTTTCACCTGTTTTGTTTACGCTGctagttcaaaagaaattatccGGGTTTTCTCTTTCgttcaaaagttatttaatcaacatatttatttgttttaataccTGATATCGACAATCAGCATTTAGTGAAAAGTCCACAAAATATAGTTATCTCTCTAAACTGCTGGCGATTACATTACCTTACCTCAGTAACGTTTACATACAATCTGTCCTTAAGCGGGTGTTTTACGTTTCACAACTATGCTAAAGTGACGCATCCGGCTAAAGGTTTTATCCTCTGTATACGTTTTATCCTCTGTATACGGCAGATACTAAGTTTGTCGGTCTGAAAATAGTTGGAAACTGGTCTAcacatgcaaaatataaagtttttaaatgATAAACACGAAGTATTTATGCAAATTAAAGAAGAAAACAATAAGCAACTGCGAATATAAGGAATATAGGTATAACATTACATcgcaattaataaagaaaatgtgcAATGTATAAAAAAGTACATAGATAAGCGATGGTACTTGTATGCAATATTATTATGAATCAATGCACTAGCCTAAGGTATACCATGCATTTAATGAACCCAATAAACTTTCAAACCGGCCTTAAGGCTAGTTTTTAAACCCgcatcaatgtcattatatCTATCCCTGAACTACGTAATAGTAAAACTTAATTCGTTTCAGAAGGGAAAAGATGGCTAACCTCAAGCCTACAGATACTTCATTTGAGGAAAACAGGGAACCACACCCAATTTAACTTCAAAGACATACACTATGCAGTTATGTGATTCATTTAATGGACATCAAAACTCCAAATTACCTGTTCAGCCGTTATTGCACACATAGCCTCCAGCTTTgatatgacatattccaggggaAGATATAACGGCAGTAATAAT
Coding sequences:
- the LOC138305888 gene encoding uncharacterized protein, with product MMEEIDPKWGWFLTVYNCFLAMYGIVTLAVLFNMLSMWRIRKRFPPPKDEEADPVTNEKQIANKLKVSNSVLSEGSVSSNPSIFPAMSNISSITNLDASSLDNDHTVEPVILIVSVVVPNTLEGFGDSSLESVTS